In the Candidatus Cloacimonas acidaminovorans str. Evry genome, one interval contains:
- the ppdK gene encoding pyruvate, phosphate dikinase — MNTPKRVYLFGNGKAEGSAEMKNLLGGKGANLAEMNLIGVPVPPGFTITTEVCTEYNKLGSAKLREILSDDVHNAIRHIEDLVNMQFGSAENPLLVSVRSGARASMPGMMDTILNLGLNETTIQGLIKKTNNERFAWDSYRRFVQMYSDVVLGLKPESKEEHDPFEVIIDTVKKEKGISSDLELTTEDLKNLVTIFKQTVEEKTGKKFPDDPWEQLWGAIFAVFDSWNNERAKFYRKLNNIPDEWGTAVTVQAMVFGNMGFTSATGVAFTRDAATGENLFNGEYLINAQGEDVVAGIRTPQQITKIGSQRWAKLAGISEEERLSKYPSLEEAMPETYKELFEIQKRLENHYRDMQDMEFTIQEGKLWLLQTRTGKRTGLAMIKIAMDMLREGMIEEKTALKRIDPAKLDELLHPVFTKEGLAKAKVIANGLPASPGAASGQIVFFADEAESWAAAKKKVILVREETSPEDLRGMAVAQGILTARGGMTSHAAVVARGMGKCCVAGAGALQIDYKARTMTVNGKVYKEGDWISLNGSTGQILEGKIDTQDPELSGDFGAVMQLADKYTKMKVRTNADTPKDATVARNFGAQGIGLCRTEHMFFEGERIKAMREMILAEDETGRKKALAKLLPMQKNDFEGIYTAMNGFPVTIRLLDPPLHEFVPQEESAQKEIAEELGIPLEKVKARVASLHEVNPMLGHRGCRLGNTYPEITEMQTRAIIEAALAVKARGISVLPEIMVPLTSTAEEFEMQEDIIRKTAEKVFAEKQDRVDYLVGTMIEIPRAALTADKIAEHAEFFSFGTNDLTQMTFGFSRDDAGVFLPVYLEKNLLKHDPFQIIDREGVGQLVKMGTERGRKTRPDLKVGICGEHGGEPSSVEFCHLVGMNYVSCSPYRVPIARVAAAIAALND; from the coding sequence ATGAATACACCTAAAAGAGTTTACCTCTTCGGAAATGGAAAAGCCGAAGGTAGCGCAGAAATGAAAAATCTTCTCGGTGGAAAGGGTGCCAACCTTGCCGAGATGAATCTTATTGGCGTTCCGGTTCCTCCCGGATTTACAATTACTACAGAGGTCTGCACTGAATACAACAAATTGGGTTCTGCCAAATTGAGGGAAATTTTAAGTGACGATGTGCACAATGCCATTCGGCATATAGAAGACCTTGTAAATATGCAATTTGGCTCTGCCGAAAATCCACTTTTGGTTTCAGTGCGTTCAGGTGCTCGTGCTTCAATGCCTGGAATGATGGATACCATTTTGAATTTGGGTTTGAATGAAACAACTATTCAGGGTTTAATCAAAAAAACCAATAATGAAAGGTTTGCCTGGGATAGTTATCGTCGTTTTGTCCAAATGTATTCTGATGTGGTTTTAGGTCTTAAACCAGAAAGCAAAGAAGAACATGATCCCTTTGAAGTTATTATTGACACCGTGAAAAAAGAAAAAGGCATCAGCAGCGATTTGGAACTAACCACTGAAGATTTGAAAAATCTGGTAACCATCTTCAAGCAGACGGTGGAAGAAAAAACCGGTAAAAAATTCCCGGATGACCCCTGGGAACAGCTCTGGGGTGCAATTTTTGCTGTTTTTGATAGCTGGAATAATGAACGCGCAAAGTTCTATCGTAAACTGAATAATATTCCCGATGAATGGGGAACTGCAGTAACCGTTCAAGCAATGGTTTTTGGCAATATGGGCTTTACCAGTGCTACTGGTGTTGCTTTTACTCGTGATGCTGCTACCGGTGAAAACCTTTTTAACGGGGAGTATTTGATCAATGCTCAAGGTGAAGATGTTGTTGCCGGAATTAGAACTCCTCAGCAAATCACCAAAATTGGTTCTCAGCGTTGGGCAAAACTTGCCGGTATCAGTGAAGAAGAACGCTTAAGTAAATATCCTTCTCTGGAAGAAGCAATGCCCGAGACCTATAAAGAGCTCTTTGAAATTCAGAAAAGGTTAGAAAATCATTATCGCGATATGCAAGATATGGAATTTACCATTCAGGAAGGAAAATTGTGGCTCTTACAAACCCGAACCGGCAAAAGAACCGGTCTTGCTATGATTAAAATCGCAATGGATATGCTCCGCGAAGGAATGATTGAAGAAAAAACAGCTCTCAAAAGAATTGATCCTGCTAAATTGGATGAACTTCTGCATCCTGTCTTTACAAAAGAAGGTCTGGCAAAAGCCAAAGTGATTGCTAATGGTTTGCCTGCTTCTCCTGGAGCTGCTTCCGGACAAATTGTGTTTTTTGCGGACGAAGCAGAATCCTGGGCTGCCGCTAAGAAAAAAGTTATTTTAGTTAGAGAAGAGACCTCCCCGGAGGATTTACGCGGAATGGCAGTTGCACAAGGAATCCTAACTGCTCGCGGAGGTATGACTTCTCATGCAGCTGTTGTTGCCAGAGGAATGGGAAAATGTTGTGTGGCAGGAGCTGGAGCATTACAAATTGATTACAAAGCCAGAACTATGACCGTGAATGGAAAGGTCTATAAAGAAGGGGATTGGATTTCCTTAAATGGCTCTACAGGACAAATTTTAGAAGGTAAAATAGATACCCAAGACCCTGAACTTAGCGGTGATTTTGGTGCTGTTATGCAACTTGCCGATAAATATACCAAAATGAAAGTCCGCACCAATGCAGATACTCCCAAAGATGCTACCGTTGCCAGAAATTTTGGTGCTCAGGGAATTGGACTTTGTAGAACGGAACATATGTTTTTTGAAGGCGAAAGAATTAAGGCAATGCGGGAAATGATTTTAGCGGAAGATGAAACTGGACGCAAAAAGGCATTAGCAAAATTACTACCTATGCAAAAAAATGATTTTGAAGGCATTTATACCGCTATGAACGGATTTCCTGTAACTATCCGTCTTTTAGACCCCCCCTTGCATGAATTTGTTCCTCAGGAAGAATCCGCTCAAAAGGAAATTGCCGAAGAACTGGGAATTCCTCTGGAAAAAGTTAAAGCACGCGTTGCTTCGTTACATGAAGTAAATCCTATGCTTGGTCATAGAGGTTGCCGTTTGGGAAATACCTATCCCGAAATTACGGAAATGCAAACTCGTGCAATAATTGAAGCCGCTTTAGCTGTTAAAGCACGCGGAATTAGTGTATTACCTGAAATTATGGTTCCGCTTACCAGCACCGCTGAAGAATTTGAAATGCAGGAAGATATTATCCGCAAAACAGCAGAAAAGGTCTTTGCAGAAAAGCAGGATCGCGTGGATTACCTAGTAGGAACAATGATAGAAATTCCCCGCGCTGCCTTAACTGCCGATAAAATTGCTGAACATGCCGAGTTTTTCAGCTTTGGAACAAATGATTTAACTCAAATGACCTTTGGTTTTTCCCGCGACGATGCAGGCGTGTTTTTACCCGTGTATTTGGAAAAAAATCTGCTGAAACATGACCCCTTCCAAATTATAGACAGAGAAGGTGTAGGCCAATTAGTGAAAATGGGAACTGAACGCGGACGCAAAACCAGACCTGATTTAAAAGTTGGAATTTGCGGAGAACATGGTGGTGAACCAAGCAGTGTGGAATTTTGCCACTTAGTGGGAATGAACTATGTTAGCTGTTCTCCTTATAGAGTTCCTATTGCTCGTGTCGCTGCTGCTATAGCTGCTTTAAACGATTAA